From Thalassotalea euphylliae, the proteins below share one genomic window:
- a CDS encoding Ig-like domain-containing protein, with protein MIDGLTNISIDEDSALNTTFYASDADGKTLTLRLKDGSPDWLTVTDVPSVVTKVAGRGSTLLDNIPADSARLINPLSIALDSRGNLYIADTGDHRIRRVNSAGTITTVAGEGKSGPKGFAGVAGFSGDGGQGTAANLSSPKGVAVDSAGNIYIADSDNHRIRKVDTLGIITTVAGTGVAGFSGDNGLATQAALNAPRSVAIGSDGDLYIASENSNRIRKVSLSTGIITTAAGNGSGGFRGDNGLATAARLFRPLDAVKNSKGELFIADWQNNRIRKVDTSGNITTFAGTGARGFSGDGALATAAQINRPRGLAVDRFDNIYIADAPNNRIRKVLNSSNIIETVYGGTGLLSSPSDAVIDNLGNLYIADNGHLRIIKITPRTFRLSGTPTNDDVGSQDVCVIVNDGVEDIEHCFTLTVNNTNDAPNANSQSVTTAEETAKAITLTGGDIDVGDTFTFSVVSQPDHGNLTGTPPNLIYTPDANFVGSDDFTFKTNDGTTDSSSATVTITVTNINDAPVANNQSVTTAEDIAKAITLTGSDVDVGDSFTYSVVSQPDHGSLTGTAPNLTYTPDGNYVGSDSFTFKTNDGSVDSGLATVTITVTNTNDAPIIFPVSDANAIEDQGFNLTVNSSDAEGDALTLRLKDSLPAWLTVSNVPAAIRTIVGGSQTGLGDGSAANLTQLNAPEGLAYDGSNFLYIADTANHLVYKLALNTGAISVVAGGGSSGLGDGSQAAQAELNRPAGLAFDSLGNLYIADSGHHRIRKLDISSNIITTVAGSGVKGFNGDNQQATLAALNLPLDIAFDDDDNLYIADQVNHRIRKVASDGSISTFAGNGSSGFSGDSSIATSAQLHFPTGITIDTVGNLYIADNINNRIRKVTRRDGKINTVAGGGNGGDGGSATAAKLVTPFDVILDRWGNLYISGDDNRIRKVDVHTNIITTVVGNGSFGNGGDNGSPASAQLRLPTSLAFDNRGNLYIAELSGNRIRQVTQDHFALSGSPTNAEVGSDNVCVIVNDGAQDTEQCFTLTVSNTNDAPIADSQSVTTAEDTAKAITLTASDIDVGDTFTFSVVNQPDHGQLTGTAPNLTYTPDANYVGNDSFTFKTNDGSADSALATVTITVTNTNDAPIATNQSIVTTEDTAKAITLTANDIDVGESLTFTLVSQPSNGKLAGTAPNLIYTPAVDFVGSDIFTFIANDGEANSQAGSIIIRVTNINDAPIANAQNVTVTEDIAKVITLTGSDIDVGDSLSFTVVGQPSHGQLSGSGANLTYRPDANYHGSDNFTFKANDGSADSGLATVTITVTNTNDAPLANNQVVSTAEETTKVITLTGSDIDNDGLNFSIVSQPAHGLLTGTAPNITYTPSLNYVGNDSFTFKTNDGTADSGLATVAITVTNTNDAPIANDLSVSTAEDTAQVITLTGSDIDVGDSLVYSLVSQPSHGQLTGSAPNYTYTPNANYYGRDSFTFKANDGSADSGVATVTITITSVNDAPIANTQSVTTAEDTSQGITLTGSDIDNDGLNFSIVKQPTHGVLSGTLPNLTYRPNTNYVGSDSFYFKTNDSKTDSVVARVAITVTNINDVPVANDQSVTTAEENPKAITLTGSDIDNDSLSFSLVSQPTHGKLSGSAPNLTYTPDTHYAGRDSFTFKANDGTADSALATITVTVTNNNDAPTASDQSVTTVEDTAKVITLVANDVDVGDSLNFSVVRQPAHGQLSGSAPNLTYTPEENYYGSDSFTFKANDSSADSELATVTITITSANDVPTANAQSVSTSEDTAKAIILTGNDIDEGSSLTFTVVEQPSNGQLTGTAPSLTYTPKANYHGSDSFTFKANDGNADSELARVSITVSNTNDAPVANDQSVSVAEDSSQAISLTASDIDDASSLTFTVISQPSHGQLTGVAPNLTYTPEVNYHGSDSFTFKANDSLADSDLATVTITVDNANDVPVANDQSVSTAEDVAKVLTLTASDIDIGDSLSFRVIDQPSYGQLSGTAPNLTYTPDSHYNGSDSFTFKANDGTTDSALATVNISVSEINDAPIVNAIGNNSAREDSAYSVAIYASDPESDRLNLRLKDANPSWLTVSNKSSVISTVAGGNQTGLGDSSAANLTQLNAPQGLAYDGANQLYIADTDNHLIRKLDLVSGAISIVAGGGTSLGDGSQANQAQLNQPVGLAFDSLGDLYIADSGHHRIRKLDISEGIITTVAGNGGAGYDSDDQQATLAMLNAPLAIAFDSDDNLYIADQSNHRVRKVTSDGKIQTVAGIGTPGFSGDGLAARLAALNSPAGLTIDTAGALYIADKVNGRIRKVSSDGKISTIAGGGSGGEGSQAITAQLVAPSDITFDRWGNLYLSVDGHRILKIDANTQKLTTIVGDGSSGNSGDDGQPSLAQLSSPTSLMFDNDGNLFIAELSGDRVRKVQPDYFVLSGQPSNADVGDANVCVIANDGQIDSAEQCFRLTVTNTNDIPVANDQSITTAHNTAKAVTLTGSDIDTGEILTFAVLSQPSNGQLSGTAPNLTYTPNANFFGADSFTFTVNDGDIDSATATVSISVAPASPTPGGSSSGSGSSSGGGNSGSGDSNGGDNSGSGDSNGGDNSGSGDSNGGDNSGSGDSNGGDNSGSGDSSGGDNSGSGDSNGGDNSGSGDSNGGDNSGSGDSNGGDNSGSGDSNGGDNSGSGDSNGVANSAPVAVNDSASIAAGETLILNVLANDTDPENDRLTLVSVAAKLGQADITDNQLRFIASDQLSGVVTVDYVIQDQAGNTAQGQVTISINNNSGIVLTVPDDLCGVSSVNATGLFTRVTLGVARATDAQGNNLPVALVDNLEPVFAPGKHAVLWQTQDASGNRKVAQQVVCIEPLVNLGQDIDVGEGSEISLPVVLNGESPSYPVTIDYAVSGSADNQDHNLVSGQLVISQGTRTNINLVIANDDQEEGDETLVITLTNGINLGDNIEQVVTITEQSVAPMVELTILQNGKRTSMITPNGGEITVQATVSNADNNDNLNFQWTSSSAELVNTSASPTTFSLDPSALAQGMYSLQLTVTVDGHPELTTSVIVFFQVVDELATLTDRDSDGDGIADNIEGYIDTDGDGIADYLDAIAGCQVQQQQTLDDKFLMETETGICLRQEQFAQQMQATGLLMNMSDLNGLLPNDDDFINVGGLFGFVATGLTQVGGNIIVTIPQRKPIPENAVYRKYNKEQGWYDFVEDANNKLLSAAGEPGYCPPPERSNKSQVWTPGLTPGHWCVKIQLEDGGANDSDNTTDHTIIDPGYVSTIKTGNSAPVAHDDHIDLVMNQAITIDALANDLDEDNDPLTIVTAYADFGVVEVDNNQLHYTPMTDHLGTTTLDYVITDGKGGSSQGKVHLRIMPNTPPVNTPPVITNEQSVISQGQSVEVNLLANDTDAEQDTLRLIAVEHANVSFSANGDATFKPNAEFFGNVSIAYTVEDSAGNRAVGQWQVTVTQREQQVNNSKKSGGGSITYTSLFVLLLMLLARFTLVRKKSNG; from the coding sequence GTGATTGATGGTCTTACTAATATAAGCATCGACGAAGATTCAGCGCTCAATACCACTTTTTATGCCAGCGATGCCGATGGCAAGACATTAACTTTGCGGTTAAAAGATGGCTCACCCGATTGGTTAACCGTTACCGATGTACCATCTGTGGTGACGAAGGTTGCAGGTCGAGGCTCTACACTCCTTGATAATATACCAGCAGACTCTGCCCGGCTTATCAATCCTCTGAGTATCGCCCTTGATAGCCGAGGTAACCTTTATATAGCTGATACTGGTGATCATCGTATTCGCAGGGTTAATAGCGCAGGTACTATCACTACGGTAGCAGGTGAGGGTAAATCAGGTCCTAAAGGCTTTGCTGGTGTTGCGGGCTTTAGTGGCGACGGTGGTCAGGGAACGGCAGCGAATTTAAGCAGCCCTAAGGGGGTAGCGGTAGATAGTGCAGGCAATATTTACATAGCCGACTCTGACAATCATCGCATTCGCAAAGTCGATACTTTGGGAATTATTACCACAGTGGCAGGAACTGGTGTTGCGGGCTTTAGTGGTGATAACGGTCTGGCCACACAAGCGGCATTAAATGCCCCGCGCAGTGTTGCGATTGGTAGTGATGGCGATCTTTATATTGCGAGCGAAAATTCAAACCGTATCCGGAAAGTTTCACTGTCGACAGGTATCATTACCACAGCAGCAGGTAATGGCTCTGGCGGTTTTCGTGGCGATAATGGTCTGGCGACGGCTGCCCGCTTGTTTAGACCACTTGATGCCGTGAAGAATAGTAAGGGTGAGCTTTTTATTGCCGATTGGCAAAATAACCGCATTCGTAAAGTGGATACTTCAGGAAATATTACCACATTTGCCGGTACAGGTGCTCGAGGTTTTAGTGGTGATGGCGCCCTGGCGACTGCCGCACAAATTAATCGCCCTCGCGGCTTAGCGGTTGATCGTTTCGATAATATTTATATTGCTGATGCGCCAAATAACCGTATTCGTAAAGTTTTAAATTCTAGCAATATTATTGAGACGGTTTATGGTGGTACCGGATTGTTGTCGTCGCCATCAGATGCGGTTATCGATAACCTAGGTAATCTTTATATTGCTGACAATGGTCATCTCCGTATTATAAAGATAACTCCGAGAACTTTTAGGCTCTCTGGCACACCAACGAATGACGATGTCGGCAGCCAAGATGTTTGTGTGATTGTTAATGACGGTGTTGAAGATATTGAGCATTGTTTTACTTTAACGGTCAACAACACCAATGATGCACCAAATGCTAATAGTCAAAGTGTGACTACCGCAGAAGAAACCGCAAAAGCCATTACCTTAACCGGCGGTGATATTGATGTCGGCGATACTTTCACTTTTAGCGTTGTCAGCCAACCTGACCACGGTAATTTAACAGGCACGCCACCCAATCTGATTTATACCCCTGATGCTAATTTCGTTGGCAGCGACGATTTCACTTTTAAAACAAACGATGGCACCACTGATTCTAGCTCTGCAACGGTGACGATTACTGTCACTAATATTAATGATGCACCAGTGGCGAACAATCAAAGCGTGACGACAGCGGAAGATATTGCCAAAGCGATTACCTTGACGGGTAGTGATGTTGATGTTGGTGATAGTTTCACTTATAGCGTTGTCAGTCAACCTGATCACGGTAGCTTAACTGGCACAGCACCAAATCTGACTTATACACCTGATGGGAATTATGTCGGCAGTGACAGTTTTACCTTTAAGACCAATGATGGCAGTGTTGACTCTGGGCTAGCAACAGTCACTATTACGGTTACGAATACCAATGATGCGCCTATCATTTTCCCTGTTTCCGATGCTAACGCGATAGAAGATCAGGGCTTTAACTTGACGGTCAATAGCAGCGATGCTGAGGGGGACGCATTAACCCTACGCTTAAAAGATTCCCTCCCAGCTTGGTTGACAGTTAGCAATGTACCTGCTGCTATTCGTACCATAGTAGGGGGCAGCCAGACAGGCTTGGGCGATGGCAGTGCCGCCAACTTAACTCAGTTGAACGCCCCAGAAGGACTTGCTTATGATGGCAGCAATTTTCTTTACATTGCTGACACTGCAAATCACCTTGTTTATAAATTAGCATTGAACACTGGTGCTATTAGCGTGGTCGCCGGTGGGGGCAGCAGTGGTTTAGGTGATGGCAGCCAGGCTGCTCAAGCTGAGCTTAACCGACCAGCGGGCCTGGCCTTTGACAGCTTAGGCAATTTGTATATCGCCGATTCTGGCCATCATAGAATTCGCAAGCTTGATATTAGCTCAAACATTATTACCACTGTCGCAGGTAGTGGCGTAAAGGGATTTAATGGTGACAATCAACAGGCGACACTAGCTGCGCTTAACTTACCGCTAGATATCGCCTTCGATGACGATGATAACCTGTATATAGCTGATCAGGTTAACCACCGAATTCGCAAGGTTGCAAGCGATGGTAGTATAAGTACGTTTGCTGGTAATGGTAGCTCAGGTTTTAGTGGTGATAGCTCGATAGCAACCTCGGCTCAGTTACATTTCCCAACAGGGATCACCATAGATACTGTAGGAAATCTCTATATTGCTGATAATATCAATAATCGTATTCGAAAAGTCACGCGTCGTGACGGTAAAATTAATACCGTTGCTGGCGGTGGCAATGGTGGCGACGGTGGTTCTGCGACTGCAGCCAAATTAGTCACTCCTTTCGACGTCATACTTGATAGGTGGGGAAACCTATACATTTCTGGTGATGATAATCGTATTCGAAAGGTTGATGTTCATACGAATATCATCACTACGGTGGTTGGCAATGGCAGTTTCGGCAATGGCGGTGACAACGGCTCACCAGCCTCCGCTCAGCTTAGGCTGCCAACCAGTCTAGCGTTTGATAACAGAGGAAACCTCTATATCGCTGAACTATCTGGCAACCGTATACGCCAAGTAACACAGGATCACTTTGCGTTGTCTGGCTCGCCGACCAATGCGGAGGTAGGAAGTGACAATGTCTGTGTAATTGTTAATGACGGCGCTCAGGATACTGAGCAGTGTTTTACCTTAACGGTTTCCAATACGAATGACGCGCCAATTGCGGATAGTCAAAGTGTCACCACCGCGGAAGATACTGCCAAAGCGATCACTTTAACGGCTAGTGATATTGATGTCGGCGATACTTTCACTTTTAGCGTTGTCAACCAACCTGATCATGGTCAGTTAACTGGCACAGCACCCAATCTGACTTATACACCTGATGCGAATTATGTCGGCAATGACAGTTTTACCTTTAAGACCAATGATGGCAGTGCTGACTCTGCGCTAGCAACAGTCACCATCACGGTTACTAATACTAATGATGCGCCGATCGCCACTAATCAGAGTATCGTTACCACCGAAGATACAGCCAAAGCGATCACCTTGACGGCTAATGATATCGATGTCGGCGAGAGTCTGACCTTTACCTTGGTTAGCCAGCCGAGTAATGGTAAGTTGGCTGGCACGGCACCAAACCTGATTTACACGCCTGCTGTGGATTTTGTTGGCAGTGATATTTTTACTTTCATCGCCAATGATGGCGAAGCCAATTCCCAAGCTGGGAGCATCATTATCAGAGTGACCAATATCAATGATGCGCCGATCGCCAATGCTCAAAATGTGACCGTGACTGAAGATATTGCCAAAGTGATTACTTTAACCGGTAGCGACATTGATGTCGGCGATAGCCTTAGTTTTACTGTTGTTGGACAACCGAGTCATGGTCAGTTATCCGGCAGTGGCGCAAATCTTACTTATAGACCTGACGCGAATTATCACGGCAGCGATAACTTCACTTTCAAAGCCAATGATGGCAGTGCAGATTCTGGGCTAGCGACAGTCACCATTACGGTTACTAATACCAATGATGCTCCACTTGCTAATAATCAGGTGGTGAGCACCGCTGAAGAAACCACTAAGGTTATTACCTTAACAGGCAGTGATATTGATAATGATGGCTTAAATTTTTCTATAGTGAGTCAGCCAGCTCATGGCCTGTTAACGGGTACAGCACCAAATATTACGTATACGCCTAGTCTTAATTATGTGGGCAATGACAGCTTTACCTTCAAAACCAACGATGGCACAGCCGATTCTGGGCTAGCTACGGTGGCTATTACAGTCACTAATACCAATGATGCCCCGATCGCTAACGATTTAAGCGTTAGTACCGCTGAAGATACCGCGCAAGTGATTACCTTAACGGGCAGTGATATTGATGTTGGCGATAGTCTAGTTTACAGTTTGGTGAGCCAACCTAGCCATGGCCAGTTGACAGGCTCCGCGCCGAACTATACCTATACGCCTAACGCGAATTATTACGGTAGGGACAGTTTTACCTTCAAGGCTAATGATGGCAGCGCCGATTCTGGAGTAGCCACTGTGACTATTACCATCACTAGTGTTAATGACGCGCCGATTGCTAATACTCAAAGTGTCACTACTGCAGAAGATACCTCCCAAGGTATCACCTTAACGGGCAGTGATATTGATAACGATGGCTTAAATTTTTCTATAGTTAAGCAACCGACTCACGGCGTATTATCTGGCACACTACCCAACCTGACTTACAGGCCCAATACCAATTATGTCGGTAGTGACAGCTTTTACTTTAAAACTAACGACAGTAAAACTGACTCTGTAGTGGCAAGAGTAGCTATTACGGTCACTAACATTAATGATGTTCCTGTCGCTAATGATCAAAGCGTAACTACCGCAGAAGAAAACCCCAAAGCGATTACCTTAACGGGTAGTGATATTGATAATGATAGCTTGAGTTTTTCTCTAGTGAGTCAACCGACTCATGGGAAACTATCTGGCAGTGCACCAAACTTGACTTATACGCCAGATACCCATTATGCAGGCCGAGATAGCTTTACCTTCAAAGCCAACGATGGCACAGCCGACTCTGCGTTAGCTACCATTACAGTTACCGTCACTAATAACAATGATGCGCCAACGGCCAGTGATCAGAGTGTTACTACAGTTGAAGATACTGCCAAAGTCATTACCTTGGTGGCTAATGATGTTGATGTTGGTGATAGCCTTAATTTTAGCGTGGTAAGACAACCTGCTCATGGCCAGCTATCTGGTAGTGCACCAAACCTGACTTATACACCGGAGGAAAATTATTACGGTAGCGATAGTTTTACCTTTAAGGCTAACGATAGCAGTGCGGATTCTGAATTAGCTACAGTTACCATTACCATCACGAGTGCTAATGATGTACCAACGGCTAATGCTCAAAGTGTCAGCACCAGTGAAGATACAGCCAAGGCGATCATTTTAACGGGTAATGATATTGATGAGGGTAGTAGCCTAACGTTCACCGTTGTTGAGCAACCTAGTAACGGACAGTTAACAGGTACTGCGCCAAGCCTGACTTATACACCTAAAGCTAATTATCACGGTAGTGACAGCTTTACCTTTAAAGCTAACGATGGCAATGCCGATTCTGAGTTGGCAAGGGTTTCCATTACGGTTTCCAATACCAATGATGCTCCGGTTGCCAATGATCAGAGCGTAAGTGTTGCTGAAGATAGCAGCCAAGCGATTTCTTTAACTGCTAGCGATATTGATGACGCTAGTAGCTTAACATTCACTGTAATTAGTCAACCTAGCCATGGTCAGTTAACGGGTGTAGCGCCAAATCTCACTTATACACCTGAGGTGAATTATCACGGTAGTGATAGCTTTACCTTTAAGGCTAACGATAGCTTAGCTGATTCTGACCTAGCCACAGTCACGATTACAGTGGATAACGCAAACGATGTTCCCGTCGCCAACGATCAGAGCGTGAGTACGGCTGAAGATGTCGCGAAAGTGCTCACGCTAACGGCCAGTGATATAGATATTGGGGATAGTCTAAGTTTTAGGGTTATTGACCAGCCTAGCTATGGTCAGCTATCTGGCACTGCTCCAAATCTTACTTATACGCCTGATAGTCATTACAACGGCAGTGATAGCTTTACTTTTAAGGCCAATGATGGAACCACGGATTCAGCGCTGGCGACAGTTAATATTAGCGTTAGTGAAATCAATGATGCTCCTATTGTTAATGCAATTGGCAACAACTCAGCGAGAGAGGATAGCGCCTATAGTGTGGCGATTTATGCCAGTGACCCTGAAAGTGATAGGCTCAATCTTCGCTTAAAAGACGCTAATCCTAGCTGGTTAACGGTGAGTAATAAGTCATCGGTTATTAGCACCGTTGCTGGTGGTAACCAAACGGGTTTAGGTGATAGCAGTGCAGCCAACTTAACTCAGCTAAATGCGCCGCAAGGGCTTGCCTATGATGGTGCTAATCAGCTTTATATTGCAGATACTGACAACCACCTTATTCGCAAATTAGATCTTGTTAGTGGCGCAATTAGTATAGTTGCTGGTGGCGGCACAAGTTTAGGCGATGGCAGCCAGGCCAACCAAGCACAGTTGAACCAGCCTGTCGGCTTAGCGTTTGACAGTTTAGGCGACTTGTATATCGCTGATAGTGGTCATCATCGTATTCGCAAACTTGATATTAGCGAAGGGATTATCACCACAGTCGCTGGTAATGGTGGCGCAGGCTACGATAGCGATGATCAACAAGCGACATTGGCTATGCTTAATGCTCCGTTGGCCATTGCCTTTGATAGTGATGATAACCTGTATATTGCCGATCAGAGTAATCACCGCGTTCGCAAGGTAACAAGTGATGGTAAAATTCAAACGGTTGCTGGTATTGGTACGCCAGGCTTTAGTGGTGATGGCTTAGCTGCAAGGCTTGCGGCACTGAATTCGCCAGCGGGGCTCACCATAGATACTGCAGGTGCTCTTTATATCGCCGACAAGGTCAATGGGCGTATTCGCAAGGTTTCTAGTGATGGTAAAATATCGACTATTGCTGGCGGTGGCAGCGGTGGCGAGGGCAGTCAAGCAATAACGGCCCAGTTGGTTGCTCCTTCAGATATTACGTTTGATCGGTGGGGGAATTTGTATTTATCCGTTGATGGCCATCGCATCCTAAAAATTGATGCCAACACTCAAAAGCTGACTACTATAGTAGGCGATGGCAGTTCAGGCAACTCCGGCGATGATGGACAGCCTAGTCTCGCTCAGCTCAGCTCACCAACAAGCTTGATGTTTGATAATGATGGTAATCTCTTTATTGCTGAATTATCAGGTGATCGCGTGCGTAAAGTTCAACCTGACTATTTTGTCTTATCAGGTCAACCTAGTAATGCAGATGTTGGTGACGCAAATGTCTGTGTCATTGCTAATGACGGTCAAATAGACAGTGCTGAGCAATGTTTTAGGTTAACCGTGACGAATACCAATGACATTCCTGTGGCCAATGATCAGAGCATAACGACAGCGCACAATACTGCCAAAGCGGTTACCCTAACGGGCAGTGATATTGATACTGGCGAGATCTTGACATTTGCTGTACTTAGCCAACCGAGTAACGGTCAGCTATCGGGCACGGCACCAAACCTAACTTATACACCGAATGCTAATTTTTTCGGCGCTGATAGTTTTACGTTTACGGTCAATGATGGTGATATTGATTCCGCTACTGCGACAGTAAGTATTAGTGTGGCACCAGCTAGCCCAACTCCGGGCGGTTCTAGCAGTGGCTCTGGCTCTAGTAGTGGCGGCGGTAATAGCGGCTCTGGAGACTCCAATGGCGGTGATAATAGCGGCTCTGGAGATTCCAATGGCGGTGATAATAGCGGCTCTGGAGATTCCAATGGCGGTGATAACAGCGGCTCTGGAGATTCTAACGGCGGCGATAATAGCGGCTCTGGAGATTCTAGTGGCGGTGATAACAGCGGCTCTGGAGATTCTAACGGCGGCGATAATAGCGGCTCAGGGGATTCCAATGGCGGCGATAATAGCGGCTCAGGGGATTCCAATGGCGGTGATAACAGCGGTTCAGGAGACTCCAATGGCGGTGATAACAGCGGTTCAGGAGACTCCAATGGCGTTGCCAACAGCGCTCCTGTTGCTGTCAATGACAGTGCGAGCATAGCAGCAGGTGAAACACTTATCCTTAATGTTTTAGCCAATGACACAGATCCTGAAAATGATCGTTTAACCTTAGTATCTGTTGCCGCCAAGTTAGGGCAGGCTGATATTACTGATAATCAGTTACGTTTTATTGCCAGCGATCAGTTAAGTGGTGTGGTGACGGTTGACTACGTGATTCAAGATCAAGCAGGAAATACCGCCCAAGGTCAGGTCACCATTAGCATCAACAATAACAGCGGTATTGTCCTAACGGTACCGGATGATTTATGCGGTGTTAGCAGTGTGAACGCAACTGGCTTGTTTACTCGGGTGACGTTAGGCGTTGCTCGTGCTACCGATGCTCAGGGCAATAATTTGCCAGTTGCTTTGGTCGATAATCTCGAGCCAGTATTCGCACCGGGTAAACACGCTGTCCTTTGGCAAACACAAGATGCTAGCGGTAATCGCAAAGTTGCGCAGCAAGTAGTTTGTATAGAGCCGTTAGTGAACTTAGGGCAAGATATTGACGTTGGTGAAGGTAGTGAAATTAGCTTACCTGTTGTGCTTAATGGCGAGTCGCCAAGTTATCCAGTCACCATAGACTATGCAGTCAGTGGTAGTGCCGATAATCAAGATCACAATTTAGTTTCAGGTCAGCTAGTGATTAGCCAAGGTACTCGTACCAACATTAACCTGGTTATAGCCAACGATGATCAGGAAGAAGGTGATGAAACGCTTGTGATTACTTTAACCAATGGCATTAACCTAGGTGACAATATTGAGCAAGTGGTAACCATTACCGAGCAAAGCGTTGCACCTATGGTTGAGTTAACCATATTACAAAATGGTAAACGCACCTCGATGATTACTCCCAACGGCGGTGAAATTACTGTGCAGGCGACGGTTAGCAATGCCGATAATAATGATAACTTGAACTTCCAATGGACAAGTTCTAGTGCAGAGCTGGTCAACACTAGTGCGTCTCCAACAACGTTCAGCTTAGATCCAAGCGCGCTTGCACAGGGGATGTATAGCCTTCAATTGACGGTTACTGTTGACGGCCATCCTGAGTTAACCACAAGTGTTATTGTTTTCTTCCAAGTCGTTGACGAGCTTGCCACATTAACCGATCGCGATAGCGACGGTGACGGTATCGCAGATAATATCGAGGGCTATATTGATACTGATGGCGACGGTATCGCTGATTATCTCGATGCTATTGCTGGCTGTCAGGTACAGCAACAGCAAACTCTGGATGATAAATTTTTAATGGAAACTGAAACCGGTATTTGTTTACGTCAAGAGCAGTTTGCTCAGCAAATGCAAGCGACGGGTTTACTAATGAACATGAGTGATCTAAACGGCTTGCTCCCCAATGATGATGACTTTATCAACGTCGGTGGCTTATTCGGCTTTGTCGCGACCGGGTTAACTCAAGTCGGCGGGAATATTATTGTCACGATTCCGCAGCGCAAACCGATCCCTGAAAATGCGGTTTATCGCAAATACAATAAAGAGCAGGGCTGGTACGATTTTGTCGAAGATGCCAATAATAAACTTTTATCTGCCGCTGGTGAACCTGGCTATTGCCCGCCGCCAGAGCGCAGTAATAAAAGTCAGGTATGGACACCGGGACTAACGCCGGGGCACTGGTGCGTTAAGATCCAGCTTGAGGATGGT